In a genomic window of Parambassis ranga chromosome 24, fParRan2.1, whole genome shotgun sequence:
- the slc5a6a gene encoding solute carrier family 5 member 6a — protein sequence MGEVIQIHFKTADYVIFALLLVASAGIGLFYAFSGGRQRTTQEFLMADRSMSCLPVSLSLLATFQSAVAILGAPSEVYTFGTQYWFLGCSYFLGLLIPAHVFIPVFYRLRLSSAYEYLELRFNKTVRICGTVTFIFQMVIYMGVVLYAPALALNAVTGFDLWGAVFAMGLVCTLYTALGGLKAVIWTDVFQTVVMFVGQLAVIVVGASQAGGIAEVWRKAVNGSRIATLDLNPDPLERHTFWTLGVGGVFLMLALYGVNQAQVQRYLSSRTEKEAVMSCYVVFPCQQIVLCLGCLMGLVMFARYGEDSPLDKGYVKTNDQMVLYFVMDVFRDLPGLPGLFVACLFSGALSTISSAFNSLATVTMEDLIKPHFPNMTEAKATLLSKGLALVYGLVCLGMAYVASIMGSVLQAAFSIFGMVGGPLLGLFCLGMFFPWANPIGAVIGLAAGLAMAFWIGIGSFVMRMSASTPAPLLNATTLPPFDNMTATVITSLISTAKPRPAGVEALYSLSYMWYSAHNSTTVVVVGLLVSLLTGPMKEKDLRPGTVYPVLGTLLFFLPKRYREKLCCITPLGQKPKEIHSQPYQMAKKDSNGAAFCKEEAVAEETESDRAHTEEEDLETRATLPSCQLTAHTVQETAL from the exons ATGGGGGAGGTCATCCAAATCCACTTCAAGACAGCGGACTATGTCATCTTCGCATTGCTGCTGGTGGCCTCAGCTGGCATTGGCCTCTTTTATGCCTTCTCCGGTGGGCGTCAGCGCACGACGCAG GAGTTTCTGATGGCCGACCGCTCTATGAGCTGCCTGCCcgtgtctctgtccctgctggcaACCTTCCAGTCCGCAGTGGCCATCCTGGGCGCTCCGTCCGAGGTGTACACGTTTGGGACACAGTACTGGTTCCTGGGCTGCTCCTATTTCTTGGGTCTGCTCATCCCAGCTCATGTTTTCATACCAGTCTTCTACAGGCTGCGGCTGTCCAGCGCCTACGAG TACCTGGAGCTGCGTTTCAACAAGACTGTTCGCATATGTGGGACGGTGACCTTCATCTTTCAGATG gtCATTTATATGGGGGTTGTGCTTTATGCTCCAGCACTGGCACTCAATGCAG TGACGGGTTTTGACCTGTGGGGGGCAGTGTTCGCCATGGGCTTGGTGTGCACCCTGTACACTGCTCTG GGGGGCCTGAAGGCGGTGATATGGACCGATGTGTTCCAGACTGTGGTGATGTTTGTGGGCCAGCTGGCCGTCATTGTGGTGGGAGCCAGTCAAGCTGGAGGCATAGCGGAGGTCTGGAGGAAAGCGGTCAATGGCAGCCGCATTGCCACACTAGA CCTGAACCCTGACCCTCTGGAACGCCACACCTTCTGGACCCTGGGAGTGGGTGGAGTCTTCCTGATGCTGGCCCTGTATGGCGTGaaccaggcccaggtccagagATACCTCAGTTCCCGAACAGAGAAGGAAGCTGTCAT GTCCTGCTACGTTGTTTTCCCATGCCAGCAGATCGTCCTGTGTTTAGGCTGTCTGATGGGTCTGGTCATGTTTGCTCGCTATGGAGAGGACAGCCCTTTGGACAAGGGCTACGTCAAAACTAACGACCAG ATGGTGCTGTACTTTGTCATGGATGTGTTCCGCGACCTCCCCGGCCTCCCGGGTCTGTTTGTCGCCTGTCTCTTCAGTGGAGCGCTCAG CACCATCTCATCAGCTTTCAACTCCCTAGCAACAGTAACCATGGAGGACCTGATTAAGCCTCATTTTCCAAATATGACCGAAGCCAAGGCCACGCTACTGTCCAAAGGACTTG CTCTGGTCTATGGACTGGTGTGTCTGGGGATGGCCTACGTTGCCTCCATAATGGGATCTGTGCTGCAG GCAGCCTTCAGTATCTTCGGCATGGTGGGCGGTCCTCTGCTGGGCCTCTTCTGCCTGGGAATGTTCTTCCCCTGGGCCAACCCCATT ggtgCAGTCATTGGATTAGCCGCGGGCCTCGCTATGGCCTTCTGGATCGGCATTGGCAGCTTTGTGATGCGTATGTCTGCCTCCACACCTGCACCCCTGCTCAACGCCACCACTCTGCCGCCATTCGATAACATGACTGCCACCGTCATCACCTCACTGATCAGCACTGCCAAACCCAG ACCCGCAGGAGTGGAGGCGCTCTACTCATTATCCTACATGTGGTACAGTGCACACAACTCAAccactgtggtggtggtgggactcCTAGTCAGCCTGCTAACAG gaCCCATGAAGGAGAAGGACCTGAGGCCGGGTACGGTCTACCCAGTCCTCGGCACGCTGCTCTTCTTCCTGCCTAAGCGCTACAGAGAGAAGCTCTGCTGCATCACGCCTCTGGGTCagaag CCCAAAGAAATCCACTCACAGCCTTATCAAATGGCCAAGAAAGACAGCAACGGAGCAGCATTCTGCAAGGAGGAGGCGGTCGCCGAGGAGACGGAGAGcgacagagcacacacagaggaggaagacctGGAAACGAGGGCGACGCTGCCCTCGTGCCAACTCACGGCTCACACGGTTCAGGAGACGGCCCTGTga
- the rpl7l1 gene encoding 60S ribosomal protein L7-like 1, which yields MAESESKKAIKLVPEYLLKKRKAYQAIKATQAKLALLEKRKVSRGKAIKFKRLEDFLKDSHRKHRDDTRIHRSHLRPPPPLPPATNRLAFAVRIREIKGVSPKVMKVIQMMRLRKIFSGAFLKINKTSMAMMKMVEPYVAWGFPNLKSVRELILKRGQTRIGKRRVPLTDNAFIEQHMGKHGIICLEDLIHEIYAVGKGFRAANNFLLPFRLSVARHAARDKAGLLKDLGNPGFRGTDINSIIRKLN from the exons ATGGCTGAATCTGa ATCCAAAAAGGCGATCAAGTTAGTTCCTGAGTATCTCCTCAAAAAGAGGAAAGCATACCAGGCTATCAAGGCCACACAAGCCAAGCTTGCCCTGCTTGAGAAGAGGAAG GTGTCCAGAGGCAAAGCGATAAAGTTCAAGCGTCTGGAGGATTTCCTGAAAGACAGCCACAGAAAGCACCGTGATGACACTCGGATCCACAGGTCTCACCTCAggcctcctccccctctgcctcctgctACAAACAGGTTGGCCTTCGCCGTGCGCATCAGAGA GATTAAAGGTGTTAGCCCCAAAGTGATGAAGGTGATTCAGATGATGAGGCTGCGGAAAATCTTCAGCGGAGCCTTCCTCAAAATCAACAAGACCTCTATGGCCATGATGAAGATGGTTGAGCCGTATGTGGCTTGGGG GTTTCCCAACTTGAAGTCTGTTCGTGAGCTCATTCTGAAGAGAGGTCAGACCAGGATAGGCAAGAGGAGAGTTCCACTCACAGACAACGCCTTCATTGAGCAGCACATGG GTAAACACGGCATCATCTGTCTGGAGGACCTGATCCATGAGATCTACGCCGTCGGAAAAGGCTTCAGGGCCGCCAACAACTTCCTGTTGCCGTTCAGGCTCTCGGTGGCTCGGCACGCTGCCAGGGACAAAGCTGGGCTCCTGAAGGACCTGGGAAACCCTGGCTTCCGCGGCACAGATATCAATTCTATCATCAGGAAGCTGAACTGA